In Bacillus rossius redtenbacheri isolate Brsri chromosome 9 unlocalized genomic scaffold, Brsri_v3 Brsri_v3_scf9_2, whole genome shotgun sequence, one DNA window encodes the following:
- the LOC134543266 gene encoding putative nuclease HARBI1: MEAVGRIVDDEFVEFVRYARDVPYNPPPRKYLRDGDNPLECFSDEEFVKRFRFTKETVIGTIVPLVAADNGDKRGLPVPAIVKVTTALRFYGSNSFQIVCGDLIHLNQATVSRIIKVTSNELAGHLLQYAHFPGPGGIRSNQRKFYDLGEFPGVTGCIDCTHICISNPGGQFPELYRNRKQYMSLNVQVVAGPNLEIMDIVTRWPGSTHDARIFSNSRVMVRFENQGLPGILLGDNGYPQLPFLYTPVLVPTTAAEIRYNLAHRRTRNIVERLFGVWKRRFACLGQKLRTKLATSNKVILACAVLHNIAVQHEEPLPPPVEELRVLPIVPVANLRPRNHRGAAMRAMFIERHFV; encoded by the exons ATGGAAGCTGTAGGACGCATTGTGGATGACGAGTTTGTGGAATTTGTGCGATATGCTAGGGATGTTCCCTACAATCCGCCGCCTAGAAAGTATCTTCGAGATGGGGATAATCCATTGGAATGTTTTAGTGATGAAGAGTTTGTGAAACGTTTTCGTTTCACAAAAGAAACTGTAATTGGTACCATCGTGCCCCTTGTTGCGGCTGACAATGGAGATAAGCGTGGTTTGCCGGTGCCAGCAATTGTTAAAGTTACCACTGCACTACGCTTTTATGGTAGTAACAGTTTTCAG ATTGTTTGTGGTGACCTTATCCACTTGAATCAAGCAACAGTAAGCAGAATTATCAAG GTAACTTCAAATGAGCTGGCAGGACATTTGCTGCAGTATGCACACTTCCCAGGACCAGGAGGTATTCGTAGTAACCAGAGGAAGTTCTACGATTTGGGTGAATTTCCTGGAGTCACTGGTTGTATTGACTGCACGCACATCTGTATTAGTAATCCTGGTGGCCAGTTTCCTGAGTTGTACCGTAACAGAAAACAGTACATGTCCTTGAATGTTCAG GTTGTTGCAGGTCCTAACCTCGAGATCATGGACATTGTAACACGATGGCCTGGCAGTACCCATGATGCCAGGATATTTAGTAACAGCAGGGTGATGGTTAGGTTTGAAAATCAAGGACTCCCAGGAATACTTCTAGGAGATAATGGGTATCCACAGTTACCATTCCTGTACACACCAGTACTGGTTCCAACGACAGCAGCTGAGATCAGATACAATTTAGCTCACAGAAGAACAAGAAACATTGTGGAACGGTTATTTGGAGTGTGGAAGAGGCGGTTTGCATGCCTTGGGCAAAAACTACGAACGAAACTGGCTACTTCAAACAAGGTTATTCTTGCATGTGCTGTGCTGCACAACATTGCGGTTCAGCATGAAGAGCCTTTGCCACCTCCAGTAGAAGAACTTCGTGTTTTACCCATAGTGCCAGTTGCAAACTTGCGTCCACGCAACCACCGAGGAGCTGCAATGAGAGCAATGTTTATTGAACGTCATTTTGTGTGA